Proteins encoded by one window of Verrucomicrobiota bacterium:
- a CDS encoding VWA domain-containing protein has protein sequence MKSLAPLPLLVSSVLTLSAMIDPPSTLSETSKSLAEPSEGDLESSEDRQQVEVAFILDTTGSMSGLIEGAKQKIWSIAQEIVSAEDQPHVKFALIGYRDRGDDYITKTYDLTSDLDLIYAHLMEFTADGGGDLAHRKALFRVSCYRFFPGRISRSSWDRPLIRRQG, from the coding sequence ATGAAAAGTCTTGCTCCTCTTCCTCTTCTCGTTTCGTCAGTCCTGACGCTATCCGCAATGATCGATCCTCCATCTACTCTCTCAGAGACCTCGAAAAGCTTAGCTGAACCATCAGAGGGTGATTTGGAGTCTTCGGAAGATAGGCAACAAGTCGAAGTCGCATTCATCCTCGATACGACTGGTTCGATGAGTGGGTTGATTGAAGGAGCAAAGCAGAAGATCTGGTCGATAGCTCAGGAAATAGTTTCAGCAGAAGATCAGCCTCACGTGAAGTTCGCTTTAATCGGCTACCGGGATCGCGGCGATGACTACATCACCAAAACCTACGACCTGACCAGTGATCTCGATCTGATCTATGCACACCTCATGGAGTTTACTGCAGACGGTGGTGGTGACCTGGCTCATAGGAAAGCACTGTTTCGAGTTAGTTGTTATCGGTTTTTTCCGGGAAGGATTTCACGATCTTCCTGGGATCGACCGTTGATCCGTCGCCAAGGATAA
- a CDS encoding DapH/DapD/GlmU-related protein has translation MRGASAMKTLCIFGKASTAIEIAETAALVVPDFDVYLVIRNEEKPENDKMICDKDLPVLVDNREGEHRFIVPFADGDGRMSCTSFALGLGLVPMTIIHPTSIVSPSATVGEGCYIAPGAIISSNATLAPHSILNLNATFGHDAVAGEHLVVNPGAAISGNVLIGQRVLVGANSFIAAGLSIGDDCRIDALTYVGRDLEPNQLCTSRQMKVFARPKRDE, from the coding sequence ATGAGAGGTGCTTCGGCTATGAAAACGCTTTGCATCTTTGGAAAGGCGAGTACTGCGATAGAAATCGCTGAGACCGCCGCTCTAGTGGTGCCTGACTTCGACGTTTACCTTGTCATTCGGAATGAGGAAAAGCCGGAAAATGATAAGATGATCTGCGATAAAGATTTACCAGTTTTGGTGGACAATCGGGAGGGGGAGCATCGTTTTATCGTTCCATTTGCCGATGGAGATGGACGCATGAGCTGCACGTCCTTTGCCTTGGGGTTGGGGCTTGTGCCGATGACGATAATACATCCAACTTCTATCGTTTCCCCCTCTGCTACTGTAGGTGAAGGATGTTATATCGCTCCGGGCGCAATCATTTCCTCGAATGCGACCTTGGCGCCCCATTCAATCCTGAATCTAAATGCGACTTTCGGGCATGATGCTGTCGCCGGGGAACACTTGGTCGTCAACCCTGGGGCTGCGATCAGCGGAAACGTCTTGATCGGTCAAAGGGTTCTTGTGGGCGCGAATTCTTTCATCGCAGCTGGTTTGTCAATAGGAGATGATTGCCGGATTGATGCCCTCACTTATGTTGGCCGTGACCTCGAACCGAATCAGCTCTGTACCAGTCGTCAAATGAAAGTATTTGCGAGGCCAAAGCGCGATGAGTGA
- a CDS encoding cation:proton antiporter family protein, with product MEVASLGVYSATHFSVLSMDALFLAIAFACGLLVRQVGLPPLVGFLGAGFVLHALGQTGGVTLDEIADLGVKLMLFAIGLKLRIRSLLRPEIWGGTSIHSSIVVVVFGLLFFGASHLGLQTLAGFDFATSFLLSFALSFSSTVFAIKILEENGEMGSLHGRATVGILIMQDLIAVVFLTLSLGKIPSLWAIPLVIGLIAARPLIGLLVSRSGHGEMTTLCGLFLALVLGAYAFEWVGLKGDLGALFIGILIGQHPKAKEISKSLVSITDLFLVGFFLSIGLKGLPSWDGLVASVILLLLIPFKSALFFFILTRFNLRSRTSWMGSLHLSTYSEFGLIVIAVGSAKGWISEEWLVNLAIAVSLSFLAAAPFNRRAESAYRLLHERLLRFETAGHHPDDLPVNTEHERIAIFGMGRMGLSVYTYLNNQFPGRVIGFDMDPVQVATHQNLNRNVVLADATDSDFWEKVKIDQDIELVVLAMPKHAANLHAADVLKETGYEGVVTTTAKFDDEVRELRELGVDSAFNFYNEAGAGFSRHVSSVLKQQRPDLLMELRQAPREENG from the coding sequence ATGGAGGTTGCTTCTCTGGGCGTTTACTCCGCAACTCATTTCTCGGTTTTATCTATGGATGCTCTCTTTCTCGCTATCGCTTTTGCCTGTGGACTACTCGTTCGGCAGGTCGGCCTTCCACCGTTGGTTGGATTCCTTGGCGCCGGATTTGTGCTCCATGCCCTCGGTCAAACGGGTGGAGTGACTCTCGATGAAATCGCCGATCTGGGAGTAAAGCTCATGCTCTTTGCAATCGGGCTGAAGCTTCGTATCCGGAGTCTGCTCCGACCCGAAATTTGGGGAGGAACGAGTATTCACTCGTCAATCGTCGTCGTGGTTTTTGGACTACTGTTTTTCGGGGCGAGTCACCTTGGGCTTCAGACCCTGGCAGGGTTCGATTTCGCCACTTCATTTCTCCTTTCGTTTGCACTGAGTTTTTCGAGCACGGTCTTCGCCATCAAGATCCTCGAGGAAAACGGGGAGATGGGGTCCCTTCACGGTCGCGCTACTGTCGGAATCCTTATCATGCAGGATCTGATTGCTGTGGTCTTTCTTACTCTTTCCCTCGGGAAGATTCCTTCCCTTTGGGCGATCCCTTTAGTGATTGGCCTCATTGCTGCCCGCCCCTTGATCGGCTTACTAGTGTCGCGCTCTGGTCACGGCGAGATGACCACTCTTTGTGGCCTCTTCCTTGCTCTTGTCTTGGGGGCGTATGCATTCGAGTGGGTCGGATTGAAGGGAGACCTTGGAGCGCTCTTTATCGGAATCCTCATCGGGCAGCACCCAAAGGCGAAGGAAATCAGCAAATCCCTCGTCAGTATCACTGACCTGTTCCTTGTCGGCTTTTTCCTCTCCATCGGCCTTAAGGGGCTGCCAAGTTGGGATGGGCTAGTGGCTTCCGTAATTCTTCTTCTGCTCATTCCCTTCAAGTCTGCCCTATTCTTCTTCATTCTCACTCGATTCAATCTGCGTTCCCGAACCTCTTGGATGGGGTCGCTCCACCTTTCGACCTACAGCGAGTTCGGACTCATTGTCATCGCAGTTGGATCCGCAAAGGGATGGATCAGCGAAGAGTGGCTCGTCAATTTGGCGATCGCTGTCTCTTTGAGTTTTCTCGCAGCAGCGCCGTTTAACCGACGAGCCGAGAGCGCCTACCGTCTGCTCCATGAGAGGCTCCTTCGTTTCGAAACGGCAGGCCATCATCCGGACGATCTCCCCGTCAATACCGAGCACGAACGGATCGCGATCTTTGGAATGGGGCGAATGGGCTTATCGGTCTACACTTACCTCAACAATCAATTTCCAGGACGAGTCATCGGGTTCGACATGGATCCCGTCCAAGTGGCCACCCATCAAAATCTCAACCGAAACGTGGTTCTCGCCGATGCAACTGACTCTGATTTCTGGGAGAAAGTGAAAATCGATCAGGATATCGAGCTTGTCGTTCTCGCGATGCCGAAACACGCCGCCAACCTTCACGCAGCAGACGTGCTTAAAGAGACTGGCTACGAAGGGGTCGTGACGACCACCGCAAAATTCGACGACGAGGTGCGGGAACTACGCGAATTGGGTGTCGATTCCGCTTTCAACTTCTACAACGAAGCTGGTGCGGGCTTCTCCCGTCACGTTTCGAGCGTCTTAAAACAGCAACGTCCAGACCTGCTAATGGAACTACGGCAAGCCCCAAGAGAAGAGAACGGGTGA
- a CDS encoding transcriptional regulator codes for MPAKPTPLQQARDTFIAQWGALGSSWGINRTMAQVHAFLLAHNGPVDTNAAMEQLQISRGNANMNLRELVEWGLVRSFFVPGDRKEYFEAEKDVWKIFCAISRERKRREIEPAGKVLRECEQISKPDRSKEAESFRSVIRSLADFVELSDSVMENVAKRERSKVVPLIIKALGLGRRKSK; via the coding sequence ATGCCGGCGAAACCTACACCACTACAACAGGCGAGAGATACCTTCATCGCCCAGTGGGGTGCGTTGGGTAGTTCCTGGGGGATCAATAGGACCATGGCGCAAGTCCATGCTTTCCTCCTCGCTCACAATGGCCCTGTCGACACAAACGCGGCCATGGAGCAGCTGCAGATTAGTCGTGGGAATGCGAACATGAATCTCCGGGAACTTGTGGAGTGGGGTTTGGTTCGAAGTTTCTTCGTTCCGGGCGACCGTAAGGAGTATTTCGAGGCGGAGAAGGACGTATGGAAGATCTTTTGCGCCATTAGTCGGGAGAGAAAGAGGAGGGAGATTGAACCTGCCGGTAAGGTGTTGCGGGAGTGCGAGCAGATTTCAAAGCCAGATCGTTCAAAGGAAGCCGAGTCTTTCCGGTCAGTCATTCGTTCACTCGCTGATTTCGTGGAGCTCTCAGACTCGGTGATGGAAAACGTGGCGAAGAGGGAGAGAAGCAAGGTGGTTCCCCTCATCATCAAAGCCCTTGGCCTGGGCCGCCGCAAATCGAAGTAA
- a CDS encoding methylated-DNA--[protein]-cysteine S-methyltransferase: MFPSTSYTLSPSPLGKLTLTADSSGLTGVYYEDHWHPPAEDLTSAGGSSPALAETLDWLATFFGSGIRKSLPTYTFASGTAFQKRVWSALAKIPDGETCTYGQIAEQVGSPKAVRAVGAAIGRNPISILIPCHRVIGSDGSLTGYAGGLKRKKWLLEHEKVLLPLQV; encoded by the coding sequence ATGTTCCCTTCGACTTCATACACCCTCAGCCCGTCACCTCTCGGCAAACTCACCCTAACTGCAGATTCCTCAGGCCTTACCGGAGTCTACTACGAAGACCACTGGCATCCACCGGCGGAGGATCTCACCTCAGCAGGAGGAAGCTCTCCGGCTCTTGCAGAAACTCTCGATTGGCTCGCGACGTTTTTCGGATCGGGAATTCGTAAAAGCCTTCCCACCTACACTTTCGCCAGCGGAACCGCCTTTCAGAAGAGGGTCTGGAGCGCGCTCGCTAAGATCCCCGACGGAGAAACTTGCACCTACGGCCAAATCGCTGAGCAAGTCGGATCTCCCAAAGCAGTGCGAGCAGTTGGTGCTGCGATCGGGAGAAACCCGATTTCCATCCTCATTCCCTGCCACAGAGTAATTGGAAGCGATGGATCACTCACTGGTTACGCAGGCGGCCTAAAGCGAAAAAAGTGGCTGCTTGAGCACGAAAAAGTGCTTTTGCCACTTCAAGTTTGA
- a CDS encoding enolase C-terminal domain-like protein yields the protein MITDIATHDKRFPLAPGAGSDAIHRDPVYSYAVTELKDDSGHSGIGLAFTLGEGNHLVCKAASFLARDLVGKDVDELMESFGSWQCAASNEQQLRWLGPHKGVVQLALASVTNACWDIWAKKHGVPLWQRLLDLTPEALAATIDFSYLEDVLTPSEAISVLTAARANRSERMGILKTGYPGYDTSIGWFNYSDKQVKENVRHSVDNGFTAMKLKVGDPDMEKDLRRTEIVREGAGPDATVMVDCNQQWSVPRALEYGKQAEPFNLFWIEEPTHPDDILGHAELAKAYQPSLVAAGEHVPNRIIFKNYFRAKALGVCQVDAVRVAGVSEFLAVSLMAKKYDIPVVPHVGDMGQNHQHLVLYNHIGIGHKALMLEHIPHLQGRFKNPCVVKDGVYQIPEEPGMSSDLLDLT from the coding sequence GTGATTACAGACATTGCGACACATGATAAACGTTTCCCATTGGCACCCGGTGCCGGAAGCGATGCCATTCACCGTGATCCCGTCTACTCCTATGCAGTCACCGAGCTAAAGGATGATTCCGGTCACTCCGGCATCGGCCTAGCCTTTACCCTCGGTGAAGGTAACCACCTCGTCTGCAAAGCGGCTTCCTTTTTAGCACGGGATTTGGTTGGCAAGGACGTCGACGAACTGATGGAAAGCTTTGGAAGCTGGCAGTGCGCCGCGTCGAATGAGCAACAGCTTCGCTGGCTTGGACCACACAAGGGTGTCGTTCAGCTTGCATTGGCATCCGTCACCAATGCCTGCTGGGACATTTGGGCAAAAAAGCATGGTGTGCCTTTGTGGCAGCGACTGCTCGACCTAACCCCGGAGGCGCTTGCCGCCACGATCGATTTTTCCTACCTGGAGGATGTTCTGACTCCCTCCGAGGCCATTTCGGTTCTGACCGCAGCGCGGGCAAACCGCAGCGAACGCATGGGCATTCTGAAAACAGGCTACCCCGGATATGATACCTCTATCGGTTGGTTCAACTACAGCGATAAACAGGTAAAGGAGAATGTGCGTCACTCGGTCGACAATGGATTCACAGCCATGAAACTGAAAGTAGGTGACCCCGATATGGAAAAAGACCTTCGACGCACCGAGATCGTGCGGGAAGGTGCCGGTCCAGATGCCACCGTTATGGTGGACTGCAACCAGCAGTGGAGTGTGCCACGTGCTCTTGAGTACGGTAAGCAGGCCGAACCTTTCAACCTGTTCTGGATTGAGGAGCCCACCCACCCTGATGACATCCTGGGTCATGCGGAATTGGCAAAGGCGTACCAGCCCTCGCTCGTGGCCGCCGGTGAACATGTTCCCAACCGTATTATCTTTAAAAACTATTTTCGGGCCAAGGCCCTCGGCGTCTGCCAGGTAGACGCCGTCCGCGTGGCCGGAGTGAGTGAATTTCTTGCCGTAAGCCTGATGGCTAAAAAATACGATATTCCAGTGGTCCCACATGTGGGCGATATGGGACAGAACCATCAGCACCTAGTCCTCTACAATCATATTGGCATCGGCCACAAGGCTCTCATGCTCGAACACATTCCACACCTCCAGGGTAGATTTAAAAATCCCTGCGTGGTCAAAGACGGCGTCTACCAAATCCCTGAGGAGCCCGGAATGAGCAGTGATCTGCTAGACCTTACCTGA
- a CDS encoding DUF2071 domain-containing protein, translating to MKFRLSGFRADWRNLLMIHFAVLPERLQSQVPLPLDTYNGEAFVSLVFFRQENLSLWRAGDWTRILLRPLSDHHFVNLRTYVKVGQEVGIYFLREWIDNWPGRIVGPLTYGLPYRLGRHFQNNEEEGTFEALLRAGPNRLQVRARYKKEAKPAAPEGTLFHFLHERYHAYTKRLQQTLRFTVEHPPWEMKKCEVNLQAHGPDLDILRSGCLVESAYTCGFRGVHMSFPKRV from the coding sequence GTGAAGTTCAGACTCAGTGGATTTAGGGCGGATTGGCGGAACCTCTTGATGATTCATTTCGCGGTTCTGCCCGAAAGACTGCAGTCGCAGGTCCCACTCCCTCTGGACACCTATAACGGAGAGGCATTTGTAAGCTTAGTGTTTTTCCGCCAGGAGAACCTCTCGCTTTGGAGGGCAGGGGACTGGACAAGGATTCTGCTGCGGCCGCTCAGTGATCATCATTTTGTGAATCTGCGGACCTACGTTAAAGTGGGTCAAGAGGTTGGGATTTACTTTCTGAGGGAGTGGATCGACAATTGGCCAGGAAGGATCGTTGGACCTCTTACCTACGGCCTTCCTTACCGTCTTGGTCGTCATTTCCAAAACAACGAAGAGGAAGGGACTTTTGAGGCACTGCTACGGGCTGGTCCAAATCGATTGCAGGTGAGGGCGCGTTACAAGAAGGAAGCGAAACCGGCTGCGCCGGAAGGCACGCTGTTCCATTTCTTGCATGAGCGCTACCACGCCTACACCAAGCGTCTACAGCAAACTCTGCGATTCACAGTCGAGCATCCTCCATGGGAGATGAAAAAGTGCGAAGTTAATCTTCAGGCTCACGGACCCGATCTGGATATTTTGAGAAGTGGTTGCCTGGTCGAATCCGCATACACCTGCGGCTTTCGAGGGGTTCACATGAGCTTCCCGAAAAGGGTGTGA